A region from the Streptomyces tsukubensis genome encodes:
- a CDS encoding RES family NAD+ phosphorylase, with translation MPDRRPPDGYRLSPRISTLPAGTELWRCHSAARPAETFNPVAADSHFGGARFDGTVYDPYPFLYAGTEPATALAEVLLRSVDFDERSGRRLVPRAWIAGRALSVLRTRVELRLIRLVSEEDLAAVCQDSWLLEAEGASYAQTRRWASALRAQAPEAQGLLWQSRRHRPRNAVILFGDRCGPDAVKSDPARGVADLGSPTGITRTNRLLAPLRAAVAPPGA, from the coding sequence ATGCCCGATCGCCGCCCGCCCGACGGCTACCGTCTGTCGCCCAGGATCTCCACCCTCCCGGCCGGCACCGAGCTGTGGCGCTGCCACTCCGCCGCCCGCCCCGCCGAGACCTTCAACCCGGTCGCCGCCGACTCCCACTTCGGCGGCGCCCGCTTCGACGGAACGGTGTACGACCCCTACCCCTTCCTCTACGCGGGTACGGAACCGGCGACCGCCCTCGCGGAGGTACTGCTGCGATCGGTGGACTTCGACGAGCGCTCCGGCCGGCGGCTGGTGCCACGCGCCTGGATCGCGGGGCGGGCCCTGAGCGTTCTGCGCACCCGTGTCGAACTCAGACTGATCCGGCTCGTCTCGGAGGAGGATCTGGCCGCCGTCTGCCAGGACTCCTGGCTGCTGGAGGCGGAAGGCGCGAGCTATGCGCAGACACGGCGCTGGGCCAGCGCGCTGCGGGCCCAGGCTCCGGAGGCCCAGGGTCTCCTCTGGCAGTCCCGCCGCCACCGCCCCCGCAACGCCGTGATCCTCTTCGGTGACCGCTGCGGTCCCGATGCGGTGAAATCCGATCCGGCCAGAGGAGTTGCGGACCTCGGTTCGCCCACCGGCATCACCCGGACCAACCGGCTGCTGGCACCCCTGCGCGCGGCGGTGGCACCCCCCGGTGCGTGA
- a CDS encoding alpha/beta hydrolase: MRRAAALGSAGTLIAGTLVAGAMTAPVASADSGRGGTSETRGVQLAADRAAAKGIDWADCPADWGLPKPIQCGTVTVPLDYKRPNGRQITLTVDRIGHTGTPAERQGALLYNPGGPGGSGLRFPVRVTSKNPLWVNTSKAYDFVGFDPRGVGRSTPISCVDPQEFVKAPKADPVPDSEADKRAQRKLAAEYADGCAERSGWMLPHMTTANTARDLHVMRAALGEKKLNFLGVSYGTYLGAVYAELFPGHVRRMVVDSVVNPSRKKIWYQANLDQDVAFEMRWNDWKAWVAANHATYGIGDTPAKVEAQWQKLRAAAKKAPLGGVVGPAELLSFFQGAPYYDSSWAPTARIWSKYVAGDTQALVDAAAPDMTDTVGNARSENSNAVYTAVECADATWPTDWRTWDRDNTRLHRDYPFLTWSNAWMNLPCATWSTRQGPAVEVNPGKELPGVLIVQAERDAATPVAGAYELQKRLKGSRLILEKNAGSHGVTGIANACVNQRVDAYLLNGTLDSRNVTCDPHAVPKP; the protein is encoded by the coding sequence GTGAGACGCGCAGCAGCGCTGGGTTCGGCGGGCACTCTGATAGCGGGCACCCTGGTCGCGGGAGCGATGACCGCCCCGGTCGCCAGCGCCGACAGCGGCCGCGGCGGCACGTCCGAGACGCGCGGTGTACAGCTCGCCGCCGACCGGGCCGCCGCCAAGGGCATCGACTGGGCGGACTGTCCCGCCGACTGGGGGCTTCCGAAGCCCATCCAGTGCGGCACGGTGACCGTCCCGCTCGACTACAAGCGCCCGAACGGACGGCAGATCACGCTGACCGTCGACCGTATCGGCCACACCGGCACCCCGGCCGAGCGCCAGGGCGCACTCCTCTACAACCCCGGTGGTCCCGGCGGCTCCGGCCTCCGCTTCCCGGTGCGGGTCACCAGCAAGAACCCGCTCTGGGTGAACACCTCGAAGGCGTACGACTTCGTGGGCTTCGACCCGCGCGGCGTCGGCCGCTCCACCCCGATCTCCTGTGTCGACCCCCAGGAGTTCGTGAAGGCCCCGAAGGCCGACCCGGTGCCCGACAGCGAGGCCGACAAGCGCGCCCAGCGCAAGCTGGCGGCCGAGTACGCCGACGGGTGCGCCGAGCGCAGCGGCTGGATGCTGCCGCATATGACCACCGCCAACACCGCACGTGACCTCCACGTCATGCGGGCGGCCCTCGGCGAGAAGAAGCTGAACTTCCTCGGCGTCTCCTACGGCACCTACCTCGGCGCCGTCTATGCGGAGCTGTTCCCCGGGCACGTCCGCCGCATGGTCGTCGACAGCGTCGTCAACCCGTCGCGGAAGAAGATCTGGTACCAGGCCAACCTGGACCAGGACGTCGCCTTCGAGATGCGGTGGAACGACTGGAAGGCCTGGGTCGCGGCGAACCACGCCACCTACGGCATCGGCGACACCCCGGCGAAGGTCGAGGCGCAGTGGCAGAAGCTGCGCGCCGCCGCGAAGAAGGCCCCGCTCGGCGGGGTCGTCGGACCGGCCGAACTGCTCTCCTTCTTCCAGGGCGCCCCCTACTACGACTCCTCCTGGGCGCCCACCGCCCGGATCTGGAGCAAGTACGTCGCCGGTGACACCCAGGCACTCGTCGACGCCGCCGCCCCCGATATGACGGACACCGTCGGCAACGCCCGCTCCGAGAACAGCAACGCTGTCTACACGGCCGTCGAGTGCGCGGACGCCACATGGCCCACCGACTGGCGCACCTGGGACCGGGACAACACCCGGCTCCACCGCGACTACCCGTTCCTGACCTGGTCCAACGCCTGGATGAACCTGCCCTGCGCGACCTGGTCGACCCGTCAGGGCCCGGCCGTCGAGGTCAACCCCGGCAAGGAACTCCCGGGTGTGCTGATCGTCCAGGCCGAACGTGACGCGGCCACCCCGGTCGCCGGCGCCTACGAGCTGCAGAAGCGGCTCAAGGGCTCCCGGCTGATCCTGGAGAAGAACGCCGGCTCGCACGGCGTCACCGGAATCGCCAACGCCTGCGTCAACCAGCGCGTGGACGCCTATCTGCTCAACGGGACGCTGGACAGCCGCAATGTGACCTGCGACCCGCACGCGGTGCCCAAGCCGTAG
- a CDS encoding ATP-dependent Clp protease proteolytic subunit, with the protein MNRPAARHVLPQFTERTSRGTRTLDPYSKLLEERIVFLGTPVDDTAANDVIAQFLHLEYADPDRDIALYLNSPGGSPSAMLAIYDTMQTVVCDVETTCIGQVAAAAALLLAAGAPGKRMALPGARVALRGPALDKPVRGTPSDLEIEARELLRLRALTVDLLARHTGRERARIAADLERDLFLDAAGAKEYGLVDQVIGSRKASSRPGRDGGPGTAGPAAGTGGGGGPR; encoded by the coding sequence ATGAATCGTCCCGCCGCCCGCCACGTCCTCCCGCAGTTCACCGAGCGCACCTCGCGGGGCACCCGTACCCTCGACCCCTACAGCAAGCTGCTGGAGGAGCGGATCGTCTTCCTGGGGACCCCGGTGGACGACACGGCCGCCAACGACGTGATCGCCCAGTTCCTCCATCTCGAATACGCCGACCCGGACCGGGACATCGCCCTCTACCTGAACTCCCCCGGCGGCTCCCCGAGCGCGATGCTGGCGATCTACGACACCATGCAGACGGTGGTCTGCGATGTGGAGACCACCTGCATCGGCCAGGTGGCGGCGGCAGCCGCGCTGCTGCTGGCGGCCGGGGCGCCGGGCAAGCGGATGGCGCTGCCGGGGGCCCGGGTCGCGCTCCGCGGGCCCGCCCTCGACAAACCGGTCCGGGGCACGCCGTCGGATCTGGAGATCGAAGCCCGGGAGCTACTGCGGCTGCGCGCCCTGACGGTGGATCTGCTGGCCCGGCACACCGGCCGGGAGCGGGCGCGGATCGCGGCCGATCTGGAGCGGGACCTGTTCCTCGACGCGGCGGGCGCGAAGGAGTACGGGCTCGTCGACCAGGTGATCGGCAGCCGCAAGGCCTCCTCGCGGCCCGGCCGGGACGGCGGCCCCGGCACCGCGGGACCGGCCGCCGGCACCGGTGGCGGCGGCGGCCCGCGGTGA
- a CDS encoding C40 family peptidase: MNAQKNVPSLLGRAGAVSALTIAALGGTLVVPGGTPEAQAAATAHAGKALKIAASKKGAPYKYGAAGPSRFDCSGLTVYSFKKAGKKLPRTAQQQYNKTRKISVKSRKAGDLVFFHGRGGVYHVGIYAGKGKIWHSPKRGSWVKLDKIWSKSISYGRVR, from the coding sequence ATGAATGCGCAGAAAAACGTCCCGTCCCTCCTCGGCCGGGCGGGCGCGGTGTCCGCTCTGACGATTGCGGCGCTCGGCGGCACGCTGGTCGTGCCCGGCGGTACGCCGGAGGCCCAGGCCGCGGCCACGGCGCACGCGGGCAAGGCGCTCAAGATCGCCGCCTCCAAGAAGGGTGCTCCGTACAAGTACGGCGCGGCGGGACCGTCCCGCTTCGACTGCTCGGGGCTGACGGTCTACTCGTTCAAGAAGGCGGGCAAGAAGCTCCCGCGGACCGCTCAGCAGCAGTACAACAAGACCCGCAAGATCTCCGTGAAGTCGCGGAAGGCGGGTGACCTGGTCTTCTTCCACGGTCGGGGCGGTGTTTACCACGTGGGGATCTACGCCGGGAAGGGCAAGATCTGGCACTCCCCCAAGAGGGGTTCCTGGGTGAAGCTGGACAAGATCTGGAGCAAGAGCATCTCGTACGGCAGGGTTCGCTGA
- a CDS encoding CHAT domain-containing protein, translated as MTAADHGAQDRDGESGTESGGLLGLRSWAGHLISRADAILPPRGKGTPADQVLPVLAQLAEVTALLGDDPLAARLLYRSGALIAVRGLGAAALPGDREKAERLLRTAREVLRGQPGPDGARAAFFLMLIMKDKPGYGQEVDQAGTVDWALANGAQDFNTRLEEFGLLSAEAYPVMAEMAASLNLEGRGEFEALGPLMQALRGGFPQAGGDFSELLRLVPEGSPMQAAFQAVLPMMEAMGLRPFGTTGTPEPEDPDGASDPAGRTVPEAAVRPPEAVERDTALTLGLLGTAVPGSVNPETLRRQMDAVDSQLRDLARQRDGAEPPDRKTTPADIALGALGSTMAKVTSAMGEGDLGSLDAVLRMLHDATGAMPADDELTEALNAVRPMMLGMGGGLGGNLRDSETGRQLLESAAARLAALPPAADFDSVRFRTMFQCMVALTRAEQAKEAGDGAALAEIITELEELLSILPENDFARFQLLLVLSRVMLAHGSVTDDQEELIAAARLFDQTVGSDSAPAFARPWLRDLQISAATLRADLESSPELLRRSLDDAHGDGSHDPSAELPPNLRTHQRLGIGYGRNSLFRLTKDPAELDRAIAELEKLREEVRAGEGSRQAAEGLWQLARAYQSRWALAQDLHSATRAAGESLRFLAADVLLQSGAEHGLRAARDGAVRATTAASWASSHGWFEEAVATLELGRAMVLHAAAASAAVPELLAARGHPALADAWREHESGEGGNAGHAGDTDPVTELPSSLRRQALEALGYQDDGPGQGPFTAPTVEELRAAVAAADADALVYLVPTHGSAPGTAIVLGPDIKPGSLALPLLIGERARPLEAYLDAAAARSRLPADAGPADRENAEQAWEKALEELCDWAWPAVMGPVLTGLAEALAANPARRKGRPGPPRLILVPCGTLGVVPWHAARFLRGPGKHAHCCEIAIISYAASGSQFLRTVARSPVPAASAPALIADPRMDLTRAEQEVAALHDAFYRKATLYGEFYEPPAPTSGTGTPDEVLELLSPAGSPAGPAPLSLLHIASHASAGMRPTVSALKLAFPAGTEELPPEQGGPGSAPDLGMLTVSRLLDERRRAPVPKDTGPLVVLSACETDLSTRDHDEALTLATAFVARGARDVVGSRWSLQDSSSAVLMAVFHHHLSVEGLPPADALRAAQLWMLDPNREPPPTLSGELLREARRPGLERLPAWAAFIHQGHPGPARPPAADPDRAEGRPA; from the coding sequence ATGACTGCGGCTGACCACGGTGCACAGGACCGGGACGGGGAATCCGGTACGGAGAGCGGCGGCCTCCTCGGCCTGCGCTCCTGGGCAGGTCATCTGATCAGCCGGGCCGACGCGATCCTTCCTCCCCGGGGGAAGGGGACACCGGCCGACCAAGTCCTCCCGGTGCTCGCCCAGCTCGCCGAAGTGACGGCACTGCTGGGCGACGACCCCCTGGCTGCCCGGCTGCTCTACCGCAGCGGAGCCCTGATCGCGGTCCGCGGCCTGGGGGCCGCCGCGCTCCCCGGCGACCGGGAGAAGGCCGAGCGCCTGCTGCGTACCGCCCGGGAAGTACTGCGGGGGCAGCCCGGGCCGGACGGAGCCCGCGCCGCGTTCTTCCTGATGCTGATCATGAAGGACAAGCCGGGATACGGCCAGGAAGTGGACCAGGCAGGGACGGTCGACTGGGCCCTCGCGAACGGTGCGCAGGACTTCAACACACGACTGGAGGAGTTCGGGCTGCTGAGCGCCGAGGCATATCCCGTGATGGCCGAGATGGCAGCCTCTCTGAATCTGGAAGGGCGGGGCGAGTTCGAGGCGCTCGGCCCGCTGATGCAGGCGCTGCGGGGCGGCTTCCCCCAAGCCGGCGGCGACTTCTCGGAACTGCTCCGGCTGGTTCCCGAAGGCTCCCCGATGCAGGCCGCGTTCCAGGCGGTCCTCCCCATGATGGAAGCGATGGGCCTCCGGCCCTTCGGCACCACCGGCACTCCCGAACCGGAAGACCCTGACGGGGCGAGCGATCCGGCGGGCCGGACGGTCCCCGAGGCCGCCGTGAGACCACCGGAAGCGGTGGAGCGGGACACGGCCCTGACCCTCGGTCTTCTGGGGACCGCGGTTCCCGGATCGGTGAACCCCGAGACCCTCCGCCGGCAGATGGACGCCGTGGACAGCCAACTGCGGGACCTCGCCCGGCAGCGGGACGGCGCGGAGCCCCCGGACCGGAAGACGACCCCCGCGGACATCGCCCTCGGGGCATTGGGCTCCACCATGGCCAAAGTGACGTCGGCGATGGGGGAGGGCGACCTCGGATCGCTGGACGCCGTACTCCGGATGCTCCACGACGCCACGGGGGCCATGCCCGCCGACGACGAGCTGACCGAAGCCCTGAACGCCGTCCGCCCCATGATGCTCGGCATGGGGGGCGGACTGGGAGGAAACCTTCGGGACAGCGAGACCGGGCGGCAGTTACTGGAATCAGCGGCCGCCCGACTGGCCGCCCTGCCGCCCGCGGCGGACTTCGACTCGGTGCGCTTCCGCACGATGTTCCAGTGCATGGTGGCCTTGACCCGCGCCGAGCAGGCCAAGGAAGCCGGGGACGGTGCGGCCCTCGCAGAGATCATCACCGAGCTGGAAGAGCTGCTCTCCATCCTGCCGGAGAACGACTTCGCCCGCTTCCAACTGCTTCTCGTCCTCTCCCGGGTGATGCTCGCGCACGGATCCGTCACCGATGACCAGGAGGAACTGATCGCCGCTGCCCGGCTCTTCGATCAGACGGTCGGATCCGATTCCGCCCCCGCCTTCGCGCGCCCCTGGCTGAGGGATCTCCAGATCTCCGCGGCCACCCTCCGCGCCGATCTGGAATCGTCCCCCGAACTGCTGCGCCGGAGCCTGGACGATGCGCACGGCGACGGCTCCCACGACCCGTCCGCCGAGCTTCCCCCGAACCTCCGGACCCACCAGCGCCTGGGTATCGGCTACGGCCGGAACTCCCTCTTCCGCCTCACCAAGGACCCCGCCGAGCTCGACCGTGCCATCGCGGAGCTGGAGAAGCTCCGCGAAGAGGTACGGGCCGGGGAGGGCAGCCGACAGGCCGCCGAAGGGCTGTGGCAGCTCGCCAGGGCGTATCAGTCCCGCTGGGCACTGGCCCAGGATCTCCACTCGGCGACCCGCGCGGCCGGAGAATCGCTGCGTTTCCTCGCGGCGGACGTACTGCTCCAGAGCGGTGCCGAGCACGGTCTCCGCGCCGCCCGGGACGGCGCGGTGCGGGCCACGACGGCCGCGAGCTGGGCCTCGTCCCACGGCTGGTTCGAGGAGGCCGTCGCCACACTGGAGTTGGGCCGGGCGATGGTCCTCCACGCCGCCGCCGCGTCCGCGGCCGTACCCGAGCTGCTTGCTGCGCGCGGTCACCCCGCGCTCGCGGACGCCTGGCGGGAACACGAATCCGGCGAAGGAGGGAATGCCGGGCACGCCGGGGATACGGACCCGGTGACCGAACTCCCCAGCAGTCTGCGCCGCCAGGCCCTGGAGGCGCTGGGATACCAGGACGACGGACCCGGCCAGGGGCCGTTCACCGCGCCCACCGTCGAGGAACTGCGGGCGGCCGTGGCCGCGGCCGACGCCGATGCGCTCGTCTACCTCGTCCCCACCCACGGCAGCGCCCCGGGCACCGCCATCGTGCTCGGGCCCGACATCAAACCCGGCTCCCTGGCACTGCCCCTGCTCATCGGTGAACGTGCCCGCCCCCTGGAGGCGTACCTCGACGCGGCGGCCGCCCGCTCCCGGCTCCCCGCCGACGCCGGTCCCGCCGACCGGGAGAACGCCGAACAGGCCTGGGAGAAAGCCCTCGAAGAACTCTGCGACTGGGCCTGGCCCGCCGTGATGGGCCCCGTCCTCACCGGCCTCGCCGAAGCCCTCGCCGCCAATCCCGCCCGGCGGAAGGGCCGTCCGGGCCCGCCCCGGCTGATCCTGGTCCCCTGCGGCACCCTCGGAGTGGTGCCCTGGCACGCCGCCCGCTTCCTCCGCGGCCCCGGCAAACACGCCCACTGCTGCGAGATCGCGATCATCAGCTACGCGGCCTCCGGAAGCCAGTTCCTGCGGACGGTGGCCCGCTCACCTGTCCCGGCCGCCTCGGCGCCCGCCCTGATCGCCGACCCGCGGATGGACCTCACCCGGGCCGAACAGGAAGTCGCCGCACTGCACGACGCGTTCTACCGGAAAGCGACGCTGTACGGGGAGTTCTACGAGCCGCCCGCGCCGACGTCCGGCACCGGTACCCCCGACGAGGTACTCGAACTGCTGTCACCGGCAGGTTCCCCTGCCGGCCCCGCACCGCTCTCCCTGCTGCACATCGCCTCCCACGCATCGGCAGGAATGCGCCCCACCGTCTCCGCACTGAAACTGGCCTTCCCGGCAGGGACCGAAGAACTCCCACCGGAACAGGGCGGGCCCGGCAGCGCCCCCGACCTCGGCATGCTGACCGTCAGCCGGCTCCTCGACGAACGCCGCCGGGCCCCGGTGCCCAAGGACACCGGCCCCCTGGTCGTCCTCAGCGCCTGCGAGACCGACCTCAGCACCCGCGACCACGACGAGGCACTCACCCTCGCCACCGCCTTCGTCGCCCGCGGTGCCCGGGACGTCGTCGGGTCCCGATGGTCCCTCCAGGACAGCTCATCGGCCGTGCTGATGGCGGTCTTCCACCACCACCTGAGCGTCGAGGGCCTGCCACCCGCCGATGCCCTGCGCGCCGCCCAGCTGTGGATGCTCGACCCGAACCGTGAGCCGCCGCCCACGCTCAGCGGTGAACTGCTGCGCGAGGCCCGCCGGCCCGGCCTCGAACGGCTCCCGGCCTGGGCCGCCTTCATCCACCAGGGCCATCCCGGGCCCGCCCGGCCCCCCGCGGCCGATCCCGACCGAGCCGAGGGGAGGCCCGCATGA
- a CDS encoding type II toxin-antitoxin system Phd/YefM family antitoxin, which produces MAYEIPVTQARAELAELINRVVYGGERVVVTRHGKPLVALVSAEDLDRLERLSEDEGEQAISSVSSLGHAAPHAGPGPGRFGLTAEHRGPGAP; this is translated from the coding sequence ATGGCCTACGAGATTCCGGTGACGCAAGCCCGCGCTGAGCTGGCCGAACTGATCAACCGTGTGGTGTACGGCGGCGAGCGGGTGGTCGTGACCCGGCACGGGAAGCCCCTCGTGGCACTGGTCTCCGCCGAAGACCTCGACCGGCTGGAACGGCTCAGCGAGGACGAGGGCGAACAGGCGATCTCCTCCGTGTCCTCCCTCGGGCACGCCGCCCCGCACGCCGGCCCCGGCCCCGGCCGCTTCGGGCTGACGGCCGAACACCGCGGCCCCGGCGCCCCCTGA
- a CDS encoding ATP-binding protein gives MADLLENSITLPSEAASVSVARRHVTAALAEWGLPAGSDALDTIRLIVSELTTNAVQHTFGQSPTFTVTLLLERDEELRIGVTDSHPRWPQRLPAAVRQDNGRGMVIVRSLTAHSGGRLTVTPTPDGGKTVWIALPWHPSGAGPADPG, from the coding sequence ATGGCAGATCTCCTGGAGAACTCGATCACCCTGCCGAGCGAAGCGGCCTCGGTTTCGGTGGCGCGCCGACATGTGACAGCGGCCCTTGCCGAATGGGGTCTGCCCGCCGGGTCGGACGCCCTGGACACGATCCGGCTGATCGTCTCGGAGCTGACCACCAATGCCGTCCAGCACACCTTCGGCCAGTCGCCCACCTTCACCGTGACCCTGCTGCTGGAGCGGGACGAGGAGCTGCGGATCGGGGTGACGGACAGCCACCCGCGCTGGCCGCAGCGGCTGCCCGCGGCCGTCCGCCAGGACAACGGGCGGGGCATGGTCATCGTCCGCAGCCTCACGGCGCACAGCGGCGGCCGGCTGACGGTCACTCCGACCCCGGACGGCGGCAAGACGGTCTGGATCGCCCTGCCCTGGCACCCGTCCGGCGCCGGGCCCGCGGACCCCGGCTGA
- a CDS encoding 8-amino-7-oxononanoate synthase, whose amino-acid sequence MPDDPFEWLDEESARRERAGLTRTLRPRAAGSALVDLAGNDYLGLSRHPEVTAAAAAAAHRWGAGSTGSRLVTGSTELHAEFERELAAHCGFEAALVLASGYAANLAAVTALSGRGALIVSDAANHASIVDGCRLSRAQTEIAAHADPSAVRKILDAHPGRRALVVTDSVFSVDGDAAPLAELARITAGRGAALLVDDAHGLGVLGEGGRGTAHAAGIAGAPGVVATVTLSKSLGSQGGAVLGPARVVAHLVNTARTFIFDTGLAPAAVGAARESLRILAREPGRADRVRSAAGALYTGLTAAGLTAARPDAAVVSVRAPSPEAAVGWAADCRTAGLLVGCFRPPSVPDGVSRLRLTARADLTDEQLAEAVAVVVRTAPPDARSDR is encoded by the coding sequence GCCGCCGGGTCCGCCCTGGTGGATCTCGCGGGCAACGACTACCTCGGGCTGAGCCGCCACCCCGAGGTCACCGCCGCGGCGGCGGCCGCCGCCCACCGCTGGGGTGCGGGTTCGACCGGCTCCCGGCTGGTCACCGGCAGCACCGAACTGCACGCCGAGTTCGAACGCGAACTGGCGGCCCACTGCGGGTTCGAAGCCGCGCTCGTCCTCGCCTCCGGCTACGCGGCGAACCTGGCCGCCGTGACGGCGCTGAGCGGGCGCGGCGCGCTGATCGTCTCGGACGCGGCCAACCACGCCTCCATCGTCGACGGCTGCCGGCTGTCGCGGGCGCAGACCGAGATCGCCGCCCACGCGGATCCCTCCGCGGTACGGAAGATCCTCGACGCGCATCCCGGGCGGCGGGCGCTGGTGGTCACCGATTCCGTCTTCTCGGTCGACGGCGACGCGGCCCCGCTCGCGGAGCTGGCCCGGATCACGGCCGGGCGGGGCGCGGCGCTGCTCGTGGACGATGCCCACGGTCTCGGCGTTCTCGGTGAAGGCGGGCGGGGCACGGCGCATGCTGCGGGGATCGCGGGCGCGCCGGGCGTGGTGGCGACGGTCACGCTCTCCAAATCGCTGGGCAGTCAGGGTGGTGCCGTCCTCGGTCCGGCGCGGGTCGTCGCTCATCTGGTGAACACCGCCCGGACGTTCATCTTCGACACCGGACTGGCCCCGGCAGCGGTCGGCGCGGCCCGGGAGTCCCTGCGGATCCTGGCCCGTGAGCCCGGCCGGGCGGACCGGGTGCGGTCGGCGGCGGGCGCCCTGTACACGGGGCTGACGGCGGCGGGGCTGACGGCCGCCCGGCCCGATGCGGCGGTGGTGTCGGTACGGGCGCCCTCGCCCGAGGCCGCCGTGGGCTGGGCCGCGGACTGCCGGACGGCCGGGCTGCTGGTGGGCTGCTTCCGGCCGCCGTCGGTGCCGGACGGGGTCTCCCGGCTGCGGCTGACGGCCCGCGCGGATCTGACGGACGAGCAGCTCGCGGAGGCGGTGGCGGTGGTCGTCCGGACGGCACCGCCGGATGCCCGCTCGGACCGCTGA